CCTGTGTAAGGGCAAATGTTTGCCCCAATGACTAGAAGTTGAGGAGACAATTTGGGGGTGTCATTTCACATGTAGGGTCATGCCCATACGTTGGCTCCATTCCCAGTGGTCCCACTTTTCATTGTAGGGTGTGACTTGAAATGGAAGAATCTGGAGCACAAAACACCCAGAATTCTGGCGAAAGAGGGCGGCTTCAAGGTCGCCAGCAAGGAGATCCGCCGGGCCGAGCGCCTGGCCACCAAGCTGTCCAAGCCCGGAGCCAAGAACCCGAACCCGCTGTGGGCGCTGCGGCTGCACGACTGGTCGGTGGAGCGCGAGGCGCAGGTGCGCGAGGCGCTGGCGCTGGTGGACCGCGGCGACGGCACGGTGGCCAAGGCGGACTTCGTGAACGTGCTCGAGGACCGGCAAGACTTCGCCAGCCCGGAGCAGCTCGCCATGGTGGCGCAGATGCACGAGAAGTCGCGGGGCGGCGGCGTCAACATCGAGGAGTTCTTCAAGGGCACCAGGTACCTCCAGAAGGCGTTCGTCCTGAGCTCGTTCGGGCCCAAGAAGAAGAAGCGGGGCGCAGGCAAGAAGGGCAAGAAGGGCAAGTTCGTACTGCCGCTGCCCGTGTGCGTGATCCCCGAGAACGCCTTCCCGCGGCGCCCGGACGGGGGACCCCCCTACTACATGATCGAGGCCTACCAGAACATGACTGACTGCAACCGCTTCAACCGCGACCACCCGCCCGCCCACCCCATCCAGGACGACTCCGAGTGGTACATGGACGAGCCGGGGAAGACCTTCTCCAACATCAACTTCATCGCCAAGGCCGGAGACCTGGCGTCTCTGAAAAAGGCCTTCGAGTCTGGAATTCCCGTGGACATGAAGGACCCCACGTACAAAACGCCGCTCATGACCGCCTGCGCCACGGGCAACATGGACGTGGTCAAGTTCCTGCTCGAGAAGGGGTACGCTGCTGTTTGTTTGGTGTGTccggtgtgtctgtgtgtgcatgttgggtTCTCCATAGTTTGGGGGGTTTGTTTGCGTGAGTGACCTTTGTCTGCATTTGGAGGAGGTGGGAAGAGGCCAGAAGACACGCTCAGCTGCAGAACGCCAGCGGGAAAGAGCTTCATCACTGACGTCAACAACTGATCTTCTGACCCAAGGAGCTAGGATTGTGGGGGGCACAAACATAGCCGCCCCCCAGGGATGGTGCCCAAAGTGAAGACAGGTAGTTAAGTCATTTTGGCTTGGTTATTACTGGCCTCCTGTCAGAGACCCCACAACTCCTTTCACCTGGAAAGTCTGGGGATCCCAGTAAGTACAAATAGTGGGATAATGACCTCAGTGATGAAGGACGTCGGGCCGCTCTCTATCCCCCGCCCTGCCCCTctccaccaccacacacataccttcCTCCAGAAGACAATCTGCATTGGTCTACTTGCAAAGTTACTTAAATGTGGGCCTATCATGTAACCTTTAAAACTAAAAGTTGCTCAACTTCGTCTTGTTTCTGCCATAATCGTGTATCCTGGAGCAAGTTTAACATTCCCCGTGCCTTGGTTTTCTTAATGTGTATAGTGCCCTCTGATGGGATTCAGCTCAGAATTTACAAACATTACATGAGTTAAAATACGTGAGGCACTAATTGATACAGTAATTGCATACTTGAGCAAAGATATGAGTGTTATTACTGTAGCATTTAATGTCAAAGGCTCAAATTTATATATTATGCAAAGAAATACTGAGCAACTAGAAATAATTTGAATTTTGGGACAGAGAAATTCTAGTGAGGACTaaagttttaaataatatattaaaatgcttacaatttttaataatgaagtttaatttaaaatttcagcTTTTATCTTCATTGGACaagttttataattttccttGATTTTGATCATTATGAAAGAAttataagactggagagatggcttatcagttaaggcatttgcctgcaaagcctgtagacccaggtctgattccccagtacctatataaatcagatgcacatggtagcttatgcatctggagcttgtttgcagtgtctagagactctggcattcccattatctctctctgtctctaataaataacatttaaaatgtaaaaaaggaaaaaaacctaGAACCTCtaggacctgtgtgtgtgtgtgtgtatatgtgtgtgtgtgtgcatgcaccagcctgcacacacatatgtacacatgtgcactcacatgcatacagAAAGTTAAGACTGTCAATACAGAACAAAGAGGTTATAAGAAAAACTATGAAagaatttaactttatttacagATCTTATGGTTTACCtagaattaaataattttaaaattatataaaatcccTTTGCTTTTTTTAGATTCCAGTGTTTGGAACAATTGGAATTTTTAATTGATGCATCTGTCTCTTTCCACAGGGCAAACATTAATGCAACAGATAATTTTCTGTGGACTCCACTTCATTTTGCATGCCATGCAGGTCAACAGGACATTGTTGAGCTTCTAGTTAAGTCGGGAGCTACTGTAGATGCTGTCTCAATCAACAACTCAACTCCTTTGAGTAGAGCCATCGAAAGTTGCAGACTGGATACTGTAAAATACCTGCTTGATATTGGTGCTAAATTCCAATTGGAAAACAGAAATGGTATGTGCTCACATTACTGATATTAGGGGTAGAAAGGGAGAATTTATTTTAGATTCTAAATGCTTTTGATTCTGTTCTTACATAACCATGTTTTCCCCTGGATTATTGGTGAAAACACAACCTTTTATTAAATGTGACAAAGTTTTGTCTTTCACCCAGTGCTTCCCAAATCCTTGGCTAAAGAGTTGAAACTTTATAGTCTTTATATTCTGTCATAGAAAGAACCATTAACTGCAAGACCAGGTGTAATTTTATTCAAGTGACAGAACATTCTATTAAATTGCTATAATTATTTCTAAACACTTAATTTCTGTAGATATTTCATTATGGATCTGTGACAAATAATGTTGGCTTTTGGAACTAGAGCAGTTTTCAGATCACACGTTAGACTATCACTGTGAAAGCTCTTATTTCCAACTAATTAATCATCTAGAAGTTCTGTAGACTTTAGGATTATTTTTAAGCTGGGTCGAGAGACTTCACTAGCTCTAGGAAGCAAGTATATGGTTCAACACTTTGTCATAGGTAGCATACCAAAAGTATAAAAGAATCCCTAAAATAAAGATTTGTGGTTCCTTGTTTGAAGGTACCATTTTCCTTAGTTGGAATCTATTGTTTCTTTTGGCTCTGAGGTGGCATTCATACCTCTAGCTGCTTCAGGCTGCCTGTGAGTCATATGTAGTATTACACCAGCCATTCCTGAGGACATCATGTGCCCAGGACCTCTTGGAATTTACCTCTTGAAACATCAAAAGGAAAagataagctgggcgtggtggctcacgcctttaatcccagcactcgggaggcagaggtaggaggatcgccgtgagttcgaggccaccctgagactacatagtgaattccaggtcagcctgagccagagtgagacctacctcgaaaaaaaaaaaaaaaaaaaaaaggaaaagataagaaaaaaaaaactatactcaCAGAAAATGTGTATAGTGAGGGGACAGAAGCATCAATTGgatattcaaaaaaatattttccacccacattttaagaaatatagttaaaaatttaggaaaaagCATTTTATGCCAGTAAATGGCACATTATATCCTGGATTTTGAAGTTGAGTGCCTCATAAAGAGTGTTTGATCTATGAGACTGaaggggtggctcagcagttaaggtacttacctgcaaagcctaatgacccaggtttgattacctagcaaccatgtaaagccagatacacaaagtagcacatgcatctggaatttatttgcagctagaggccctggcatgcccattctctgtctgtctctctgcttgcaaataaataaaattttaaaaatagaatgcatGATCTAGCTCTGGGAACTCACATGTACCATTGGCTTTGGTCATTCCCCTGAGTGCCACATTCTTAGATGCtgcatttcttttctctgtgGTTTATCATTAAATCTGTTTATTGTAACTctaaatttgtttatatttgaaaCAGGGCAGAGTGCCATGGATGTTGCAAAGGCATATGCTGATTTTCGGATCACTGATATGATTAAAGAAAAACTAGATAACTTGCCTAAACCAACAGATAATCAAAAACTGAAAAGCAAACCTCCTAAACAGAAGACAGAAGGCCCTGAAATTAAGAAAGAAGAGGTAAAGAAAATGAGTTTGACTACCCTTAGCAATTGTAGCTCCTTAAAAACTTACTGGGATGGCAGCAGCACTGTTTCACATTGTTATATAGCATTGGAATCTAGCATCCATTGTGTTATACTATTcttataaaatacatttcatgAGAGAATTCATATTACTCAAGCCTCGAAGGAATGCTCATTGCAAATAGCCCAAGAAGAACCCAAACTAGGTCAGCAAGATACCACTGGAATGTTGAAAAAGAATTGTcagtggctttgtgtgtgtgtgcgcctcaATGATACATATCTGCTGAAACGAGATAGCCCAATCAGGAAAGGAAAGGGCACACCCATAGGAATGAACTTGACTTTTCATCTATATGGTCTGAGAGCCTTTCAGTGCCTACTTTGTTTGCCCCCATCAAGGAATATTAATAATTATGTTGAGTCTGGGTTCTGGATCTAATGGCAACTTGAAAATCCTGAAAATTGATtccagaaggatttttttttaaatttaatttacatatgtgtatatttatgagcatgccagagtctctttccACTGCACATAAATACCAAGGGCACAGATAAATGTGCtgcttttgtgtccagctttacatgggtgctggggaataaccTGGCAGAGCCTTTAACTGTGGAGAATGCTTGAAATGTGCCTAATTGACTGTTCCTGGCAATCTCAAGTACCTGAGATACTTCTGCACAATCAGCCAGAGGTTGAGGTTGCTGTAGGTAATCACTGCATTATTAAGACCTTGTCATTAATAGGGAGGTCCTAAGAGTATTCTGGGCTTGGAAGCTGCTTCTAGAAATGGTTCCCTGGAGTTCTTTGCATGACAGAGAGCAAGCAATCAAGACCAACAAGAAAAAGCCATCAAAGTGGAAAGGAAATATAGACAGTAAGAAGTGTATTGGACACATGGGTTGCAGGAAGTTAGTACCAAAGCTAGAACCATGGAAGGGTGGTGGTGAGAATGGCAGTACATGAAGGAGGCTCCATGAGTCAGCTCCTGCTGTAGCTACTCCATTATCATTTTAGTGGATTCCATCCTACTGCTAAGAAATGGCCACAGGTCAAAGGACAGATATGAAGACTCGTGTGATCTGTCCTTGGCATGACAAGTGAAGTAGAGTTAAGCAAGGCAAGCTAATTATATATCAACAATCATAATTAGATTCCATTTTATCTCAAGTTATAAGTACTTTTTCTCCTGGCTTCTAAGAAAACTATAGAAAAAATATCATACCAGTAAATTCATGTTTTTACAACTTATACCTTTGTAAACTGTTGTTTCTAGGAACCACTATCATCATTTTATGCTGTACCTACCATATCAGATGAAAATAAAGCCCACAGGGATAATGTAGTTTATCTCAATTCACTCATTACCAGTGGTTACACCAAGAAAATAGACATCACATTTGTTCCACGAAAGGTAAGTTCTTAGGAAAACTCTTAGCATGATGGAGCTCATAATGTTGTTTTTACATGCTGATATGTAGGTcatccgaaaaaaaaaaaaaaagtcaatttatgTCTTTCACAGTCTGTCCCTTGGCAGGTTCTGCCTCTACAAGATCAACTGTTAATTTCTGACATCTGGATTCTTCTGTTACTGTTGTCCTTGAAAGGCTGAAGTGTTCGGTGCTTGTCATTCCCCACAGCTGCTTGGTCACCATGTTCTGAAGACACTATGTTGTTAATACATAGACCCTAGTCTTGTCCTTCATGCTTCTTATCTCCACCTCACTTAATATTTCCCAGGATGGGTATAGTGAATAGTGTCTTAAAACATCATAGAGAAGTGGCATCTGTGGAGAAAAGAGTTGTATTGCCAGTGCCCATCTAATTATACTGAATAAGCACCTCCTTCTGTCTTCTGTCATGAAAATAATCATGGCTTCTAAGTAAACACAGTAGTCAGCCCAGATGATCCTTCAATTCCTTTACttctctgtctggtttggtatCCTGAAAGTGAATAGCAGCTGCTCCAAGAGTCACTGTCCAGAGAAATTACAGAACAGCATTTCTGAGCTCGATGCCAAGGCAGTCCTTATCAGAAGTAGTGATGTTCATGTACTGTCATGGGAATCAGGAAAAGAGTAAAATGCATTTAGAAGGCTATCAGATAATTTTCAGTTAAGACTACTGAAAAATCTTCCTATTCTGGAGCTGTAATTCAGTGACAGGATGCTTGCATAGCATTGCTCAATTGAAATTATCTGTTGATAATTCACTGACAGTCATATTTATAACCACTCTGGCTTTGGCTATTTATTTAAGATTTGGAGTCCTGAAGCCACAACAGCAGAGCTAATAAGGAAAAGAGAACTGCGGCGGGAGAGGTTTACCTATGAGGTGGACTTTGAGGATTTCATGATGCCCTTTCAAAAGAATATCACGGAGAAAGCTCAAGCATTGGAGGCAGCCCTCAAGAACTAGATCTCAGCAGGTGCTTCTTGGGGTAACTGCTGTGAGGCCCAAAGTTCAAACTTTGGAGAAAGTAAATACTTCCAACAAAGCAAAAGTAAACCATCTATTGAGAATTTGTTAtgaaatgtctgtttttgttttaactaTGCACAACCTAGTTGTACAATGAATGTGTATTTCATCTAGCAACGAAGGCAGGTCTTTCATATAAAGCCCCCAAACTTCATCTGGAATGTAATGAACTGCTAAGCATTTGGCTATAAATATTATTGTAAAAAAATTTACCAGTTATGTACtgttatatttattaaaaataattctaatacATGTTAAAGGCCCTAGGATCAATCCCAGAATCACCTTTTTAGATCCATATTTTAGGAAGAAAACAATTATTTgaagtatgcacatgtgtgcacacaattacacacacacacacacacaaaacccactggatatggtgacacatactcgtaattccagaactcaggaggcagacacaggacgATTTCAAGTTGAGGTCAGATGGACAACATACCATCTCATAAGAACAAGAgctaaggggctagagagatggcttaatggttaaacacttgcctgtgaagcctaagaaccctcattcaaggcttgattccccaggacccatgttagccagatgcacaagggggcgcacgtgtctggagttagttggcagtggctggaagccctggcatgcccattctctttctatttctctgcctctttctccctctgtctgtcactatgaaataaataaataaaaataataaagaacaagAGCTAAGGACATCAATGTAAATCATTTGGACAAAATTTCCAGATGGCAGAAAAAATTATGAGGACTAGGGtactatatgtatgtacattaaGAGAAGCTTGGAGAGAGGAGTAGGTAAGGGAGAAGAAGAATTTAAGAGACACAGTGTGAAATACACACCAGAATCTAGACATAGGACCTGACTCACATTTGAAAAGAAGATATGTCAGGGTTCTGTAAGAGAAAAGGGGCCAGTGGAATGCATAAATGGATACATAGGTTGGTAGATATTAATTGAGAGGTGTTAGAAGTAGACAGACAAATAATAGATTGAAGTAAATAGAAGGTAGGAAGATGATGGATAATAGATAGGTAGATACATAGATAAACAGATACAGATCATTTGTTAGCTACTTTTATATCACTGTaatgaaaatacttgacagacaaaaggaggaaggaaagatttatgtGTGCTTATGATTCCAAGGGGGCAGTACATTGTGAAGGTTGGAGAACTCTGTTTGTGAAGGTGAGAACTTGTAGTCAGTTTATTCACTTGTTGGCAGGtcagtggaagacagaacctggaTTAGAGTTATACATGGGTATTAGTCCCAAAGCCCATCCCCAGCGATCCACTTCTGCTAGCTAAGTCACAGTCCCAGAGTCTACAACCTCCAAAAACAGTACCACTAGCTAAGGACTACATGTTTAAACACATGAACCTGGGGTAGggggacatttgacattcaaacaaGACAGAGGATAGATCAATATAGCAAGACAGATGCATGGAATTGGTTTGCATGGGCATAGGACTTCTAAATGTATATCATGTGGGCTGCCAGAGATAAAGTCTAAAGACTTTAGACAGGAACACCCCCTAAGATCCCCAGGAGAGCAGGATTTTCTCCTTCAGAGACACTGTACTTTTATTCTTACCCCTAAACAGTTCCATACCCACTTCCTAAAATACAGGGGAATTTATTATATCACCCCAGATTTCAACTGTTAAAATTTGTACTGCTGTCAAAGCAGTTGATGTGATTATTGACTCAGGAAACTAACCCACACAGGAACTACATTTAGGCCTTTATTGAGATCTTGCTATTTAGTAAAAATAATACACTTCATAGTAAAATGAAACCCAGGGTCATGGGATGCATTCAGTTGCTGTATCTCCTTAATCCTTTGCAGTTTAGGACAgtctttgttattattgttgttttactGATATTTGTATATGAGACTTTAAGCCAGTTATTTTGCAAAATATCCCTCAATTTTTGCCTGTCTGATATTTCCTAAAGAATAGATTCAAGTGCTGTGCTAGGCAGCAATACCAAAGATGTGATTTTGCAACCTTCTCAGTACATTTAGAAGGTACATGATGATGTGTGATAGAAACATTTTATACCCTAATCCTTACAGTTTGGGGTGCTCACCTAGTTTATCTATGGAAGTTAATATTTTCTGTCTTCACACTTGGTAGGTCTCTTGTAGGAAGGTCTTTGAAACTGTTTAAATGTTCTAACTCCCATACATTTTACCCACTAATTTTAACTTACGTGGGTGCTTCCTCTCTAGTATAACAATTACAGTGACAATAGCCATAAGATAATTTTCCATTGTTGTTTACATTTCTTAGTTGCAGTCCCACTGTTGGGCAGAACTTTGTCTACTTCATTAATCTACATATTTTAATCAATGGAGACTCATGCATTCCTTTCCTACTTGTTAGGTTATAACTGTAGAGATCACTCCAGACTCCAAAGTTGATAACTTACACGCCATGAATTCCTCTTCCCCCTGAGCTATTACAGGAGGGAAGCAGAAATTCCTAGGGGAGTCTTATGGCCTGAAGGTAATGAAAAGACAATTCACTTATAACAGTATGTATAAACATTATCACAGACTTTCTCATCTCTTATTTATCTTTCTTGAAAACTTatttatcaaaaaagaaagaaagaaagaaagaaagaaagaaaaaaagagaaagaaagaaagaaagaaagaaagaaagaaagaaagaaagaaagaaggaaagaataaaggtaagccaggtgtggtggtgcacgcctttaatcccagcactctggaggcagaggtaggaggaccgccatgagttcaaggctaccctgagactacatagtgaattccaggtcagccaggctagagtgagatcctacctcgaaaaacaaaacaaacaaacaaaagaaaaaaaaacagaaaaaagaaaactcatttaTCCATCAAACAAGTTATTTTCCCAAAGTACCCTTTTACttcccctttatttttaaatttgctttccaatattttcagttttgtaTTATGATATTTGTTATACATGTATATGAGATATAATGTAATGCTGATCTATAAATCCCAAACTCAAGGGTAGTTTCTACACATCACTATAGAACaagtatatgcacatataaataaactctattttctctttctgccttctgtCACTTTCACTCAGAGGCCCTAGGTACTGAGCCTAAGGTAGAGTAAATTCTTGTTTTCCTTCTCTATATAACCCAtaattaacattatttattttgatgatcAAATTGTCCCTCATTTATCTAGTGGAAACCCCTTCAAGTCAACTGCTGATAAGACATAgttttgtgaaatatttatagatttatttctttcttgcatGTGAGGGAAAATGCCTTCCCATAGCTTCATTCAATAACAAGAAAGATGAAACTATAGTTCAGATCTTCACAGGCTGTAACTTCCTGTCTTCAACATGGTGAGTACATTTTCTACATATCAGTTTGTTAACTGGTGGCATCCTGTGCCCTTTAGGTATTTGCAAACATGAACAGAGAAAGTATTAATGCTGGTTGCTATCTCCTTCCCTGTATATGAAATGTTTCTATTTTAATTACTCACTGTGCtagtggggttgggggggggggaagaggagaggagagagagaaagagagagagatccaagTGATTAAGTTTTTGGAGTTTAATGCTAAAACCAAACAGAGCAAAGCCAGGGTTGTGACAATGTCCTATAGGAACATCAGTGCTGTTCAAACTTGTCTATTGGccaataccaccagcagcacctgAGAGCTTATCCTACCTTCCAGAGCATTAAAGACATGAAGTAtatgtaaacataaaaaaaattctgttgagGAAATTTTACTAGCATAAGAACAATGTTACATGGAAAAAAAACTACATAGCTATATAGATTTCACAGGAGGATGCTACATAGGGAAGTGAAAAGGTGAGTAGTGTGAGCTTTCAATGAAGCCTCAGCTTCAACATCATTCATAGGGGAGGAGATAGGAAGTCTGCAAAGGAGCTGAGATTTACAACTCCTGAATCAGCCAGTGAGTACTGGCAGGCTGCTGGTAATGGAGAGGTTGGtcaatgccaagtgtggtggtgcatgcctataatcccagtagtaggaatgcagagacaggagggtcagccagtctagtgttaatgagctcaaggtcagtgagagaccctgtgtcataAAGAGTTGGATGACATTTCTGAAGATGGTACCTGAAGttgtccactggcctccacacattcatgcacatgcatgcccacatgtACATATGCCACACAGAGATGCCTATATAACACGTGTTCCCagacatgtgaacatgcatacatacatgtacagacacacacacacaaataaaaagaacatagtTTGCTCTAGAGTCTAAATAGTTGAACAACTAAAATCACTCCCTAGAAACAGAAGCTGAGATAGAGTCTTGAATGCATATGATTTGTGAAGGAAAGGTTCCCAGGGAAATTTGCCAGGGAGTGATGAAGTAGCATTGAGCAGTGGAATGAATTAAGGAGGAATAAGATCCCAAGAGAGTTAGCTTCAGTGTGACTGCGTGGGCTGCTATCCAGAATGGATCATCCCATAAAGGTTGGCTTGGTCAGAAGAAAGGAGGCTGGACTGCCACGGCTTGCATCATATACCAGATAGCTGTAGGCCAGGAGGAAAACTTCACAAGTACCATCTGTGTGAGTGGCAAGGTGGCTCCTACAAGGTGAGGTGTCAACTTGATTGAATTAAGAAACACCAAGATTAGTAAAGCATAcctctggatgtgtctgtgaAGAATTTTCCTGGGACAATTAGGAATTATCTAGTTTAGTCCACTGATGGATTCAAAATTTGAATAGACTATTGGGAGATGGCTACAGAAGGTGTGTTGCTGTGGATGTGTTCTTGGGGCTACTTCTGATCTCTCCCCCTCCTGTTGCATTCCTCCCTGCTACCTGTCTCCTCTGAGTGAGATGAAGACTCATGTCTCCACTTCCAGGATGTCTGTCTCACAATGGGCCTAGAAACGCGGAGCCAAGTGAGGTGCAATATACAAGGGCAGATCTCCCAGGAAAGAAGCCTGTACCCAGTGGTAAAGCACAGGATGGGCCATCTGGCTGAGGGAATCTGGCTACAACACTGGTAGTACCTGTTAGGTGAAAAGCTTGGGGTCAAAATCTAGAAGTGATTCCCTGAGATCACTTTGCAAACTTCACACATTCATTTTTACGAATAAAAGTGAAGAATGGGTAAGAAACATGATGCACACATATTTAGCAGCTActtagaaggaaggaaaaataaagcaattcACAAATCCCACCAACAGTTCTCTTTCTTCAAACGTGACTTGAGCATAGTTAGTCACTTGTAATTATAAGcatgagagacagaaggaaaccTTCTTTCTCATGTTCAGGCTAAGCCCATGTCTAATAGGGAAAAATGAATTATCCCAAGTGAATTTAGCTTAGCAATGTATATTGAATTTACAATATATAACAACCTGCCACAAAAGGATCACATAGCCTGTTCCTTGTGTTCCAGGAGAAGGTGTAAAAGAGA
Above is a window of Jaculus jaculus isolate mJacJac1 chromosome 8, mJacJac1.mat.Y.cur, whole genome shotgun sequence DNA encoding:
- the Ankef1 gene encoding ankyrin repeat and EF-hand domain-containing protein 1; this translates as MALADKRLENLQIYKVLQCVRNKDKKQIEKLTKLGYPELINFTDPIDGLSALHLAAVSNDIDMVSFLLQLGAHPDVQDRMGCTPTMRAAELGHELSMEILAKAKANMTIVDNEGKGVLFYCILPTKRHYRCALIALEHGADVNNSSYEGKPVFLRACEEAHDVKDMCLTFLEKGANPNAINSSTGRTALMETCREGVLEVVRAILERGGEVNAFDNDRMHAAHFAAKGGYFDILKLLFAYNGDLGLIAMNGNTPLHYAAMGGFADCCKYIAQRGCDLKWKNLEHKTPRILAKEGGFKVASKEIRRAERLATKLSKPGAKNPNPLWALRLHDWSVEREAQVREALALVDRGDGTVAKADFVNVLEDRQDFASPEQLAMVAQMHEKSRGGGVNIEEFFKGTRYLQKAFVLSSFGPKKKKRGAGKKGKKGKFVLPLPVCVIPENAFPRRPDGGPPYYMIEAYQNMTDCNRFNRDHPPAHPIQDDSEWYMDEPGKTFSNINFIAKAGDLASLKKAFESGIPVDMKDPTYKTPLMTACATGNMDVVKFLLEKGANINATDNFLWTPLHFACHAGQQDIVELLVKSGATVDAVSINNSTPLSRAIESCRLDTVKYLLDIGAKFQLENRNGQSAMDVAKAYADFRITDMIKEKLDNLPKPTDNQKLKSKPPKQKTEGPEIKKEEEPLSSFYAVPTISDENKAHRDNVVYLNSLITSGYTKKIDITFVPRKIWSPEATTAELIRKRELRRERFTYEVDFEDFMMPFQKNITEKAQALEAALKN